In Galactobacillus timonensis, the genomic window TAATCTGCGGCGAAACCTGCTGAATCGCGCCCGAAAACTGACGGCACATTCCAAGAAACGGAACAACGACAGCGATCGAAAATGGCAGACCGGAAACAGACACATTCAGCACACCCTTTTCAATGAAAATGCCACCCGCAACCGCAACCAGAACGTACACAATATAGTTCACGTTATTAAGCACCGGCATCAGCGTATTGGAATAGCGGTTGGCAATATTCGCCGCCTCATACAGGCGGTTATTTGCCGCATCGAATTCCGTCTGCGCTTCCTTCTGGTGGTTGAAAACTTTAATGACCTTCTGGCCGTTGATCATTTCTTCAATGACGCCTTCCGTCTCACCGACTGCTTTCTGCTGGGCCATGAAGAAGCGTGCCGATTTTCCGCCAAGTACCTTTGTCAGATACACCGTAACAACGGCACCCCCCACAATGACCAGCGTCATCCAGATACTGTAGTAGATCATGATGCAGAAGATAGCGACAATCGTAATTCCCGAGATGAGCAGCTGCGGGAAGGACTGCGAAATCATCTGCCGCATCGCATCGACATCGTTGGTATAGTACGACATCACATCGCCGCGCTTATGCGTATCAAAGTAACGGATCGGCAGGCTCTCCATGTGTGCAAACATCTGGTCGCGCATCTTGTCTAGAGCACCCTGTGTAAAGATCGCCATCAGCTGATTGTAGGTAAAGCTGGAAATAAGGGAAATGACATAAAAACCAGCCAGGATCAGTACATAATGCATAATATGCGGCTTCGCCTGTTCCCAGGTCATCTGTGTTTCCCAGGTTTCCTGAATCACAGCAACCACTTTCTGCTGAAACACTGCCGGAACCGCTGAAATTACCGCCGTCAAAACAATCAGGCACAAAATCAGCGGCATCATCTTCGGATAATACCCCCAAAGCATCTTCAGCAGACGCCGGGTTGTTCCGGCCTTTGGATTGAACACACGCTTCTGATTTTTTTCACTCATGCGATCACCTCCGCCGGCTTTTCCTCATAGCCCTGCTTATTCTGCGAATAGTACACTTCCTGATAAATCTTATTCGTCCTGAGAAGCTCTTCGCTCGTGCCGATCGCATCAATCTTTCCGTTGTTCATGACAATGATGCGGTCCGCGTCCTCTACAGAAGCCGTCCGCTGCGCAATAATAATCTTCGTTGTTTCCGGAATATATTCCCGCATGGATTTCCGAATGATCGCATCCGTCTTCGTGTCAACCGCCGACGTACTATCATCAAGGATCAAAATCTTCGGCTTCTTCAATAAGGCACGGGCAATGCAAAGGCGCTGCTTCTGACCGCCCGAAACATTGGTACCCCCCTGCTCAATCCAGGTATCGTAGCCCTTGGGCATCTGGTCAATAAACTCATCTGCACATGCCAGATGGCAGACATGTTTCACTTCTTCGAGCGAGGCATGTTCATCGCCCCAGCGAATGTTATCCGCAATCGTACCTGAGAAAAGCACATTCTTCTGCAGCACCATTGCGACCGCATCACGCAGCACCGTCAGATCATAGTTGCGTACATCTTCCTTGCCAACGCGCACCGTCCCTTCCGTCACATCATAAAGGCGCGGTATCAGCTGTACCAGCGAGCTCTTGGCCGAACCCGTTCCGCCGATGATGCCAATCGTCTCGCCGGACCGGATATGCAGATCGATATCATCCAGCACCGGCCGCTCCGAAACTGCGCTGTAGCGGAAGGACACATGATCAAAATCAATGGAGCCATTGGGAACTTCCATTACCGCATCCGGCTTCGAAACGATCGTACTCTCTTCGCGCAGCACCTCGCAGATACGCTGCGAACTCTCTTCCGAAAACGTAACCATAACGAAGATCATCGAGATCATCATCAACGAAACAAGGATCTGGAAACTGTAAGTCAACAGCGTTGAAAACTGACCGATGTCAAGTGCCTGTCCCCCCGTCGTAATAATTTCAAACGAACCGAAGGACAGCAGAAACAGCATCATCCCATAGATGCATATCTGCATCAAAGGGCTGTTGAAGGCCAGAATCCGCTCTGCCTTCGTAAAGGTATCCTTAATATCCTTCGACGCATGCTGGAACTTCTGGTTCTCATAGTCCTCACGGACATAGCTCTTAACGACCCGGATCCCCTTGATATTCTCTTCCACCGAATTGTTGAGCGCATCAAATTTCGGAAAGCCAACCCGGAAATACTTCATTGCCTTCTTCGCAATGATATACAGTCCAATACCGAGAACCGGAATAATCACCAGGAACGCCAGAGCGATTTTTCCACCCATGTAATACGCCATTGCAAATGAAAAAACCAGGTTCAGCGGCGCCCGGAAAGCGGTGCGTATAATCATCATAAAGGCCATCTGCACATTCTGAATATCTGTGGTCAGGCGGGTGACCAGAGAGGCATTGGAAAAGTGATCAATATTGCCAAACGAAAAACCCTGCACCTTTTCAAAAACATCGTGGCGCAGATTGCGGGCAAATCCCGTCGAAGCGCTGGCGCAGAAAATACCGGCGAGGTATCCAAACAGCAGCGACACCAGCGACATGGCGATCAGAATCCAGGCATAATGAAGGATCCTGTCAACCCCCGCCCCATCGCGGATCTCATTGATCAAAAGCGCTATCGTATACGGGATCAAAGCTTCCATCACAACTTCGCCAATTACCATTACCGGCGTCAGGATGGTATCACGCTTAAATTCACGGATAGACTGCATCAGCAGTCGGATTCGTTCGATCATCCTTTTTCTCCCTTCCTTATTAATTGAGTGGTTATTATTTACCGCTGTTTCATTCCTGAGTCAAGCATTGACAAATCCACGTTTTTGATAGCAGTCAGCCTGCATCCCACCATATAAAACACCCCTGCCTTTGCGTTTGGCAGGAGTGTGATCATTCGATGAACGATTATTCTGGCAGACGGCTCAGAGGAATATCCAGCGCATCCTGATATCCCGGCTGAGCAGCCACAATGGCAGGAATCATATTTACATTCGGCGAAGCAGAGGTAAGGAACGGATCATTGTGGTCAATAATACCATCAATATCCACCCGTACATGCGGCTCGCCAAATATCTCAATCGCCTTGTCCAACTTGTAATCATTCAGGATTTCATTCGATCCCTTATGGTTGAAATGGAAGCCGACTACTTCCTGTCCCTTGTAGTACGTTGCCATCACAAAGTGATGCGTACCAATGGTCCCGGGCAGAATGTGCGCATTCGGTGTTGTGACTTCTTGATCGGCAGGGATCTGCGTCACATCGCACCGGTATTCATCGTATGGCAATCCCAGACGCTCCGTGATCTCAATCGTCGTCGGACCATAATAGGTAAAGAACAGACTCTTCAGAAAAGCAAACTGGGCCGCTGGAATATCTTTCACCGTTTTTCCATAGCACAGGAAGTTTACCCATGGCGCCGTATTTGCTGAATCATCCTGGCCCCCGTAAACGATCAGTTTGTTGATTTTCCGCGTCAGCAGACCGAAAACAGTCGGCAGATAGGGTGTAAAGAAGCCCGGGAAAATACCCTGCTGCGTAAAGGTGACGCCGTTAGCTTTGGCAGCCGCGTCGATTTTCTTAAAATAATCCGGCTGGTTCTTTTCCGAGAAATAGATATTCACGGTCGTCGTAACGTTTTTCTGATGATTCAGAAGATCAACGATATCATTTACATTCGCGCTGCATGTTTCAAAATCCGGAAGCTTGCCTTTATCCCACATGGAAGCCGCATAGTACAGGCAGATATCCGCATCCGTATTGAGTACCTGTTCACGATCATTGCTGACAATGACGCCCGCCGGGGAAAAGCCGCATACTTCACCAGCATCCCTGCCCACTTTCTTTGGGTCCACATCATAGGCCGCTACAAGCTTCAGTGACTTCTTTTCATTGATAATCTGAAGAGCTGAGCGGCCAACGCTGCCCAGACCCCAGATGATGACTTTATATTCTTTTTTCAATTCGATCATAACCCTTTTCCTCCTTAGCGCGGCATGTATCCCATCGGGATATCCAGCGCATTCTTGTAGCCGCCTTCCGCATCAACGATCGACGGAATCAGATTAATCGAAGGTGCAGCCGATGTCAGGAACGGATCCTCATCCGGAATAATGTTTTCCAGACGAACCGTCACATCCGGTTCACCTTTGATCTCAATATATTTATCCAGCGGAAGCTCCTTCAGAATATTCGCACTTGCCTTGTGAATGAAATGGAATCCTGTCACTTCCTTCCCATCCTTCTTTGTACACATCGTAAATTTATGCGCACCAATCGTTCCAGGCAGCACATGAGCATAAGGGGTCGTTACTTCTTCCTGGGAAAGAATCGTCTCCTCTTCACAGGAGTACGTATCCCATTCCAGCCCCGCACGTTCCGCCATCTCGATCACGGTTGGGCCGTAGTACGTAAAGATGATGTTCTTTACAACCGCAAGCCGCTGGGCAGAGATGTCCTCCGGTTTTTTTCCATATCCAAACACAGCGATCCATGGTGCAGAATTCACCGAATCATCCTCACCGCCGTAAACAATTGCTGTATCGATCTTGCGCGAAAACATCGCTGTAATGGATGAAAAATAAGGTGTGAATAGTCCCGGGAAAATACCCTGCTGCGTATAGGTGGTCCCATGCGCCTTTCCGGCTTCATCAATTCTTTTAAAGTACTCCGGCGCATTCTTCTCTGAGAAGAACACCGGCAAAGTGGAGCTGACATTCTTCCCATGTTCCAGGAACATGACAATGTCATCCACATTCCCCGTCACCGAGGTTGGAGATGGCAGTTTGCCCTCATCCCACTTGGTCGATGGATAATAGAGAACAATATCAGCCTCCGTGTTCAAAAGCTTCTCCACATCGTCTGTAACATTGACGCCCGCATGGCCAAGGCCGTATATTTCACCGGCATCCTTTCCAACCTTGTTTGGATCAACATCATAGACGCCAACCAGCTGCAGCGATTTTCGTGCATTAATAATCTGCAGGGCCGAGCGTCCTACCTGACCAAATCCCCAGATAATAATTTTATAATTGTCCTTCATGGAATACCTCCTGTCTTGTGAATAACTTAGCATTGCCGGCATAGAAAAAGATGGAACGATTGTCCGTTTTCGTTCCATCAGTTTTCTTTCTGCAGGATTCGTTTTCTTATTTCTTCATTCAGCCTTACACGGTAGGACGCATTGATCATCTTCATAATTTCCTGCGCCGCCTGTCGGGAAGTGATGTCACCGTATTTGGTGCCGCGGCACCACTCCTCAATAATCTGCGATCCGCCAGCGCAGAAGTAGGCAATATGAAGATCTTCGACCTCATCGAGCGGCCGTCCCCAGCCGGCTTCAACGATTTCCTTTCCCATCTTATATGTATATCGATAGATAAAGCTGCGGAAAGAATTGTACCCGCTGGTCTGAAAC contains:
- a CDS encoding ABC transporter ATP-binding protein, with the protein product MSEKNQKRVFNPKAGTTRRLLKMLWGYYPKMMPLILCLIVLTAVISAVPAVFQQKVVAVIQETWETQMTWEQAKPHIMHYVLILAGFYVISLISSFTYNQLMAIFTQGALDKMRDQMFAHMESLPIRYFDTHKRGDVMSYYTNDVDAMRQMISQSFPQLLISGITIVAIFCIMIYYSIWMTLVIVGGAVVTVYLTKVLGGKSARFFMAQQKAVGETEGVIEEMINGQKVIKVFNHQKEAQTEFDAANNRLYEAANIANRYSNTLMPVLNNVNYIVYVLVAVAGGIFIEKGVLNVSVSGLPFSIAVVVPFLGMCRQFSGAIQQVSPQINSVVMGLAGAQRIFQLLDEKPEEDEGYVTLVNVTEKHGKLEETKEQTELWAWKHPHKDTGEVEYVPLKGDVRLVDVDFSYNPDKQILHDVTLYAKPGQKVAFVGATGAGKTTITNLLNRFYDIADGKIRYDGININKIKKPDLRRSLGMVLQDTVLFTGTVMENIRYGRLDATDGECIAAAKLAGADSFIRHLPDGYNTMLKGDGSSLSQGQCQLLAIARAAVADPPVMILDEATSSIDTRTEQIVQTGMDHLMQGRTVFVIAHRLSTVKNSNVIIVLDHGRIIERGTHEELLAAKGQYYQLYTGAFELE
- a CDS encoding ABC transporter ATP-binding protein produces the protein MIERIRLLMQSIREFKRDTILTPVMVIGEVVMEALIPYTIALLINEIRDGAGVDRILHYAWILIAMSLVSLLFGYLAGIFCASASTGFARNLRHDVFEKVQGFSFGNIDHFSNASLVTRLTTDIQNVQMAFMMIIRTAFRAPLNLVFSFAMAYYMGGKIALAFLVIIPVLGIGLYIIAKKAMKYFRVGFPKFDALNNSVEENIKGIRVVKSYVREDYENQKFQHASKDIKDTFTKAERILAFNSPLMQICIYGMMLFLLSFGSFEIITTGGQALDIGQFSTLLTYSFQILVSLMMISMIFVMVTFSEESSQRICEVLREESTIVSKPDAVMEVPNGSIDFDHVSFRYSAVSERPVLDDIDLHIRSGETIGIIGGTGSAKSSLVQLIPRLYDVTEGTVRVGKEDVRNYDLTVLRDAVAMVLQKNVLFSGTIADNIRWGDEHASLEEVKHVCHLACADEFIDQMPKGYDTWIEQGGTNVSGGQKQRLCIARALLKKPKILILDDSTSAVDTKTDAIIRKSMREYIPETTKIIIAQRTASVEDADRIIVMNNGKIDAIGTSEELLRTNKIYQEVYYSQNKQGYEEKPAEVIA
- a CDS encoding TetR/AcrR family transcriptional regulator yields the protein MENPIRNAVIEAFVNLLKKKSYEEISVAEIIRKAHVGKTTFYRYFRDKADLMDAYFQMIYDQALTDAKVDSLEDLFAILLQSARDNPEQYAMFQTSGYNSFRSFIYRYTYKMGKEIVEAGWGRPLDEVEDLHIAYFCAGGSQIIEEWCRGTKYGDITSRQAAQEIMKMINASYRVRLNEEIRKRILQKEN